A region from the Achromobacter seleniivolatilans genome encodes:
- the dapD gene encoding 2,3,4,5-tetrahydropyridine-2,6-dicarboxylate N-succinyltransferase yields MSPPTPSAIAYGLATLTADGTILDTWYPRPSLADNSPATGTRHLTPEEARAALGEHVPTALIRDTRRKVDIVAVRTAIASLDEPPVDAHDAYLRLHLLSHRLIRPHQANLDGLFNVLANVAWTSAGPCAVDQVDALRWQLRASGQILEIRGVDKIPRMTDYVVPAGVRIADTARVRLGAHLSPGTTVLHEGFCNFNAGTLGASMVEGRISAGVIVDDGTDIGGGASIMGTMSGGGKQVVSIGKRCLLGANSGLGISLGDDCVVEAGCYVTAGTRVLTPEGAVVKAVSLAGQHGLLFRRNSQTGAVECLVRTAAWGALNPALHAGH; encoded by the coding sequence ATGTCGCCCCCCACCCCCAGCGCCATCGCCTACGGCCTAGCCACGCTAACCGCAGACGGCACCATCCTAGACACCTGGTACCCCCGCCCCTCGCTAGCCGACAACTCCCCCGCGACTGGCACCAGGCATCTCACTCCCGAAGAAGCCCGCGCCGCGCTAGGCGAACATGTGCCCACGGCGCTGATCCGCGACACGCGCCGCAAAGTCGACATCGTCGCGGTACGAACCGCGATTGCCTCGCTGGACGAACCGCCCGTCGACGCGCACGATGCCTACCTGCGCCTGCATCTGCTCAGCCATCGCCTCATCCGCCCGCACCAAGCCAATCTGGATGGCCTGTTCAACGTGCTGGCCAACGTTGCATGGACCTCTGCCGGCCCTTGCGCCGTGGATCAGGTAGACGCCCTGCGCTGGCAACTACGCGCATCGGGCCAGATTCTGGAAATTCGCGGCGTGGACAAGATCCCCCGCATGACCGACTACGTCGTGCCCGCGGGCGTGCGCATCGCCGACACCGCTCGCGTGCGATTAGGCGCGCACCTATCCCCCGGCACCACCGTGCTGCACGAAGGCTTCTGCAATTTCAATGCCGGCACACTGGGCGCATCGATGGTCGAAGGCCGCATCAGCGCAGGCGTGATCGTCGATGACGGCACCGATATCGGCGGCGGCGCATCCATCATGGGCACCATGTCGGGCGGCGGCAAGCAAGTCGTTTCCATCGGCAAGCGTTGCCTGCTGGGCGCCAACTCCGGCCTGGGCATTTCGCTTGGGGATGACTGCGTGGTGGAAGCAGGTTGCTACGTCACCGCCGGGACGCGCGTGCTCACGCCGGAAGGCGCAGTCGTGAAAGCGGTGTCGCTGGCGGGCCAGCATGGCCTGCTGTTTCGCCGCAACTCACAGACCGGGGCGGTAGAGTGCCTGGTGCGCACTGCGGCCTGGGGAGCCTTGAATCCCGCGTTGCACGCGGGGCACTAG
- a CDS encoding UvrD-helicase domain-containing protein produces the protein MSASESIAQGMNPAQREAVLYLDGPCLVLAGAGSGKTRVITQKIAYLLRECGYMGRNVVALTFTNKAAREMDERVKTLVDRKLSKGLIISTFHSLGVKMLREEARNAGLKPTFSILDADDAMSIIQELLATTDKGRLRHVQGIISLWKNALMEPDDAAREAITPGDVEAANIYRSYAATLAAYQAVDFDDLIRIPALLLSSNEEVRTRWQNRVRYLLVDEYQDTNVCQYRLVQLLTGSRAMFTAVGDDDQAIYAWRGATIENLAKLTTDYPSIKLIKLEQNYRSVQRILAAANQVIEKNPKLFEKKLWSDLGVGEPILVSAMDGEEQEAESIAMKVSASRFERQAQWKDFAILYRSNHQSRILEQALRNLKIPYTISGGQSFFDKAEVRDVLAYLRLLANDDDDPAFIRAATTPKRGIGQTTLQALGQYAASREISLLAAVAETGLESQLAPRQLDPLRTFAEFIRRMQWRAGRGAASGKDAAPAEPAGVILDDLVEAIQYERHLFELFEERPAQTRWQNVLELTGWLKRKAEEDNMTLFDLVQHVALVTMLERGEEDEPDAVKMSTLHASKGLEYPHVYLAGVEEGLLPHLGKDDEDGDPARAAENLATRIQEERRLMYVGITRAQRSLNLSWCKRRRRAREDLVREPSRFIEEMGLGDVRVQEDEATAAMNPKERMAMLKALLKK, from the coding sequence ATGTCCGCAAGCGAATCTATAGCTCAAGGTATGAACCCCGCCCAACGTGAGGCGGTGCTCTACCTGGACGGCCCCTGTTTGGTGCTGGCTGGCGCCGGCAGCGGCAAGACGCGCGTGATTACGCAAAAAATCGCGTATTTGCTGCGCGAATGCGGCTACATGGGCCGCAACGTGGTGGCGCTGACATTCACCAACAAAGCCGCGCGCGAGATGGACGAACGCGTGAAGACGTTGGTGGATCGCAAGCTGTCCAAGGGCTTGATCATCAGCACGTTTCACTCGCTGGGCGTCAAGATGCTGCGTGAAGAAGCGCGCAACGCGGGATTGAAGCCCACGTTCTCCATTCTGGACGCGGATGACGCCATGAGCATCATTCAGGAGCTGCTGGCCACTACAGATAAGGGCCGGCTGCGTCACGTGCAAGGCATCATCTCGTTATGGAAAAACGCGCTGATGGAGCCGGATGATGCCGCGCGCGAAGCCATCACGCCGGGCGACGTAGAGGCCGCCAACATCTACCGCAGTTACGCCGCGACGCTGGCCGCCTATCAGGCGGTGGATTTCGACGACCTGATCCGCATTCCCGCGTTGCTGTTGTCCAGCAACGAAGAAGTACGCACGCGCTGGCAAAATCGCGTGCGCTACCTGCTGGTGGATGAATACCAGGACACCAACGTGTGCCAGTACCGTTTGGTGCAACTGCTGACAGGGTCGCGCGCCATGTTCACCGCAGTGGGCGACGACGATCAGGCCATCTACGCCTGGCGCGGCGCCACTATCGAAAACCTGGCCAAGCTGACAACGGACTACCCCAGCATCAAGCTGATCAAGCTGGAACAGAATTACCGGTCCGTGCAGCGCATTCTGGCCGCGGCGAACCAGGTAATCGAAAAAAACCCCAAGCTGTTCGAAAAGAAGCTGTGGTCGGATCTGGGCGTGGGCGAACCGATACTGGTGTCGGCCATGGACGGCGAAGAGCAAGAGGCGGAATCCATTGCTATGAAAGTGTCTGCGTCGCGCTTTGAGCGTCAGGCGCAGTGGAAGGATTTCGCCATCCTGTACCGCAGCAACCATCAGTCGCGCATTCTGGAACAAGCGCTGCGCAACCTGAAGATTCCGTACACGATCTCGGGCGGGCAGAGCTTTTTCGACAAGGCCGAAGTGCGTGATGTGCTGGCCTATCTGCGGCTCTTGGCCAATGACGACGATGACCCTGCGTTTATTCGCGCGGCCACCACGCCCAAGCGTGGCATCGGCCAGACCACGTTGCAGGCTTTGGGGCAATACGCGGCCAGCCGTGAAATATCCTTGCTGGCTGCGGTGGCCGAGACGGGCCTGGAAAGCCAGTTGGCGCCGCGCCAGCTGGACCCCTTGCGCACGTTTGCCGAGTTCATCCGCCGTATGCAGTGGCGTGCGGGACGTGGCGCCGCATCGGGCAAGGACGCCGCGCCAGCCGAACCCGCTGGTGTCATTCTGGATGATCTGGTCGAAGCCATTCAGTACGAGCGCCATCTGTTCGAGCTGTTCGAAGAACGTCCCGCGCAGACGCGTTGGCAGAACGTGCTGGAACTGACGGGCTGGCTCAAGCGCAAAGCCGAAGAAGACAACATGACGCTCTTTGACCTGGTGCAGCACGTAGCGCTGGTCACCATGCTCGAGCGCGGCGAGGAAGACGAGCCCGACGCGGTGAAGATGTCTACGCTGCACGCGTCCAAGGGGCTGGAGTATCCGCACGTGTATCTGGCGGGTGTGGAAGAGGGGCTGCTGCCTCACCTGGGTAAAGACGACGAAGATGGCGACCCTGCGCGTGCGGCCGAGAACCTGGCTACGCGTATCCAGGAGGAGCGCCGCCTGATGTACGTGGGCATTACACGTGCGCAACGCAGCCTGAATTTAAGCTGGTGCAAGCGCCGCCGCCGTGCGCGCGAAGATCTGGTGCGGGAACCGTCTCGCTTCATCGAAGAAATGGGGCTGGGCGATGTGCGTGTGCAAGAAGACGAAGCCACTGCCGCCATGAATCCCAAAGAACGCATGGCCATGCTGAAGGCGCTGCTGAAGAAGTAG
- a CDS encoding M20 family metallopeptidase yields MSNTQSTEQIVAGIQSWLQCESPSNFPDGIAAMARIIADYAAAAGLTVELSSLGPTTGPLLYATNRAPGDTRPGILILAHMDTVHPVGTLLENPVRIDGDRLYGPGSYDMKAGIYLALTALAGVARPGATQLPVDFLVVPDEETGSHASRVHIERFAANAKYALVCEPARPNGGKCVTARKGTGMLNLNVKGRPAHAGMQHEKGRSAIREMAHQVLALEAMTDYDRGITVSVGTIAGGTVTNTVPALCRCVVDFRVPDMGAAEDVLRRMRELCAVGPDVELDINVELNRPPMVKTEAAANLLALVQGYADRAGFLLEDAPMTGGGSDANFTSAMGIPTLDGLGADGDGAHTLNEYILVSTLEQRLKFWELLLKELA; encoded by the coding sequence ATGTCCAATACTCAGAGCACTGAACAGATCGTCGCTGGCATTCAAAGCTGGCTGCAATGCGAATCGCCGTCGAACTTCCCCGACGGCATCGCCGCGATGGCCCGCATCATCGCCGACTACGCAGCCGCCGCCGGCCTGACCGTGGAACTGTCGTCGCTGGGCCCCACCACGGGTCCTCTGCTGTACGCGACCAACCGCGCCCCCGGCGACACCCGCCCCGGCATCCTGATCCTGGCGCACATGGACACCGTGCACCCGGTCGGCACGCTGCTGGAGAACCCGGTGCGCATCGACGGCGACCGCCTCTACGGCCCCGGCAGCTATGACATGAAGGCCGGCATCTACCTGGCATTGACGGCCCTGGCAGGCGTTGCCCGCCCCGGCGCCACGCAACTGCCGGTGGATTTCCTGGTGGTGCCCGACGAAGAAACCGGCAGCCACGCATCGCGCGTACACATCGAACGCTTTGCCGCCAACGCCAAGTACGCGCTCGTCTGCGAACCCGCCCGTCCCAACGGCGGCAAGTGCGTCACTGCCCGCAAAGGCACCGGCATGCTGAACCTGAACGTCAAGGGCCGCCCCGCCCACGCCGGCATGCAACACGAGAAAGGCCGCAGCGCCATCCGTGAAATGGCGCACCAGGTCCTGGCGCTGGAAGCCATGACCGACTACGACCGCGGCATCACCGTCAGCGTCGGCACCATCGCCGGCGGCACCGTCACCAACACCGTGCCCGCGCTGTGCCGTTGCGTCGTCGACTTCCGCGTACCCGACATGGGCGCCGCCGAAGACGTGCTGCGCCGCATGCGCGAATTGTGCGCAGTGGGTCCGGACGTTGAGCTCGACATCAACGTAGAACTGAACCGCCCGCCGATGGTAAAAACCGAAGCCGCCGCAAACCTGCTAGCCCTGGTTCAAGGCTACGCAGACCGCGCCGGTTTCCTGCTGGAAGATGCTCCGATGACCGGCGGCGGCAGCGACGCAAACTTCACGTCCGCAATGGGCATCCCGACGCTCGACGGCCTGGGCGCAGACGGCGACGGCGCGCACACATTGAATGAATACATCCTGGTGTCCACGCTGGAACAGCGCCTGAAGTTCTGGGAATTGCTGCTGAAAGAACTGGCATAA
- a CDS encoding ABC transporter ATP-binding protein → MSDILLDVRGLRTAFHTEAGAWLAVDGVDLTVRRGEIVGLVGESGSGKSVTGFSLLGLIDPPGEVVDGEVKFKGTDLRSLSEEQMRQLRGNRIAMIFQDPLMTLNPVLRIGEQMMEAILTHENVSRAEAQERCREALAMVGIPSPESRLKSYPHEFSGGMRQRVAIAIAMLNKPDLIICDEPTTALDVTIQGQILYRMQEICREHNTALIWITHDLGVVAELADRVAVMYAGRIVESGPVEQVLESPRHPYTKGLLDSMPGATQPGARLHQINGMAPSLAGRPSGCAFRPRCPKAVTRCTEQAPSVTTEGPRSFRCYVPIAREAQQA, encoded by the coding sequence ATGAGCGACATTCTTCTTGATGTGCGCGGCCTGCGCACTGCATTTCATACCGAAGCCGGCGCATGGCTGGCGGTCGACGGCGTGGACCTTACCGTCCGGCGCGGCGAGATCGTCGGTCTGGTCGGCGAATCGGGTTCCGGAAAATCCGTGACGGGCTTCTCCTTGCTGGGTCTCATCGACCCGCCCGGAGAAGTCGTGGACGGCGAAGTGAAGTTCAAGGGCACCGACCTGCGCTCGCTGTCCGAAGAGCAGATGCGCCAGTTGCGCGGCAACCGCATCGCCATGATCTTCCAGGACCCGTTGATGACGCTGAACCCGGTGCTGCGCATCGGCGAGCAGATGATGGAAGCCATCCTGACGCACGAAAACGTGTCGCGCGCCGAGGCCCAGGAACGCTGCCGCGAGGCGCTGGCCATGGTGGGCATCCCGTCGCCGGAATCGCGCTTGAAGAGCTATCCGCACGAGTTTTCGGGCGGTATGCGTCAACGCGTGGCCATCGCCATCGCCATGCTGAACAAGCCCGACCTGATCATTTGCGACGAGCCGACCACTGCCCTGGACGTCACCATCCAGGGGCAGATTCTGTACCGCATGCAAGAGATCTGCCGCGAGCACAACACGGCGCTGATCTGGATCACCCACGATCTGGGCGTGGTCGCCGAACTGGCCGACCGCGTGGCCGTCATGTATGCCGGCCGCATCGTTGAAAGCGGCCCGGTCGAACAAGTGCTGGAATCGCCGCGCCATCCCTATACCAAGGGACTGCTGGATTCGATGCCCGGCGCCACCCAGCCCGGCGCGCGCCTGCACCAGATCAACGGCATGGCGCCCAGTCTGGCGGGCCGTCCGTCCGGCTGTGCGTTCCGCCCGCGCTGCCCCAAAGCGGTCACGCGTTGCACCGAACAAGCCCCCTCCGTTACCACCGAAGGTCCGCGCAGCTTCCGCTGTTACGTGCCGATAGCCCGCGAGGCACAGCAAGCATGA
- a CDS encoding class II glutamine amidotransferase, protein MCRWLAYTGSPLQMESVLFKAKHSLIDQSLHARLGATTTNGDGFGLGWYGRPAAGRPLEAPFRYRSVHPAWNDRNLREAARAIHAPLFVAHIRAATDTPAQETNCHPFRHGQWLFVHNGVIRDYPLLRRDLMLMIAPAYFGSLEGSTDSEVMFLLALTFGLEEDPIPALARMVGAVEETGRRHGVTHPINMTVCALDGERLIAVRYSSETDSRTLFHNTCVRHLRELYPEDPQIAALDEDAFLLLSEPLTEMPGVWEEVPEATAIIAGRGDVRHYPFVPIPPGA, encoded by the coding sequence ATGTGCCGCTGGCTGGCTTATACCGGTAGTCCCTTGCAGATGGAGAGTGTGCTGTTTAAGGCCAAGCACTCCCTGATTGACCAGAGCCTGCATGCGCGCCTGGGCGCCACCACCACGAATGGGGACGGATTCGGCCTGGGCTGGTACGGCCGGCCCGCGGCAGGCCGGCCCCTTGAGGCGCCATTCCGATACCGTAGCGTGCATCCCGCGTGGAACGACCGCAATCTGCGCGAAGCCGCGCGCGCCATCCACGCGCCTTTGTTCGTCGCGCATATCCGAGCCGCCACCGATACGCCCGCTCAGGAAACCAACTGCCATCCGTTCCGTCATGGGCAATGGCTGTTCGTGCATAACGGCGTCATTCGCGACTATCCATTGCTACGCCGTGACCTGATGCTGATGATCGCGCCGGCGTATTTCGGATCGCTTGAAGGCTCGACGGATTCCGAGGTGATGTTTCTGCTGGCGCTGACCTTCGGGCTGGAAGAAGATCCCATTCCCGCATTGGCCCGCATGGTTGGCGCAGTGGAAGAGACGGGGCGCCGGCATGGCGTGACCCACCCCATCAATATGACGGTCTGCGCGCTGGACGGAGAACGTCTGATCGCGGTGCGTTACTCCAGCGAAACCGATTCGCGTACCTTGTTTCACAACACCTGCGTGCGCCATCTGCGCGAACTCTATCCCGAAGATCCGCAGATTGCCGCGTTGGACGAGGACGCCTTCCTGCTGCTGTCCGAACCCTTGACCGAAATGCCCGGCGTCTGGGAAGAGGTGCCCGAGGCCACGGCGATTATCGCGGGGCGCGGAGACGTGCGGCACTACCCGTTTGTGCCGATTCCGCCCGGCGCCTGA
- a CDS encoding ABC transporter ATP-binding protein, with the protein MSPADTPVIELKNVHKRFEQRPDLAQRILSLTGRPIDRRTVYAVNGVDLSIKRGEVVGLVGESGCGKSTLGRVVAGLHRQTEGELLYQGQDAIRLRGAEKLAYTLGVQMIFQDPQASLNPRQRLRQILGESLKVHKLAPPADIPGRIDQALKEVGLDPEYRDRFPHQISGGQRQRIGIARALMVAPKFLVCDEPVAALDVSIQAQVINLFMDLREQHGFTYLFISHDLGVVKHISDRVAIMYLGKIVEISTSAEIFARANHPYTQALMAEVPDVARRGRKFTPIKGEIPSPLNPPPGCTFNPRCPHAMPRCREQAPALKEISAGHWSACHLNEASA; encoded by the coding sequence ATGAGCCCAGCCGATACTCCCGTCATCGAGCTCAAGAACGTCCACAAGCGATTCGAACAGCGCCCTGACCTGGCCCAACGCATCCTGTCCCTGACTGGCCGCCCCATTGATCGCCGCACCGTGTACGCCGTCAATGGCGTAGACCTGTCGATCAAGCGTGGCGAAGTGGTGGGACTGGTGGGCGAGTCCGGCTGCGGCAAGTCCACCTTGGGCCGCGTCGTGGCCGGCCTGCATCGCCAGACCGAAGGCGAGCTGCTGTATCAAGGCCAGGACGCCATCCGTCTGCGCGGCGCTGAAAAGCTGGCCTACACGCTGGGCGTGCAGATGATCTTCCAGGACCCGCAGGCCTCGCTGAACCCACGCCAGCGTCTGCGCCAGATCCTGGGCGAATCGCTGAAGGTTCACAAGCTGGCGCCCCCTGCCGATATCCCTGGCCGCATTGACCAGGCATTGAAGGAAGTGGGCCTGGACCCGGAATACCGCGACCGCTTTCCGCACCAGATCTCCGGCGGCCAGCGCCAGCGCATCGGCATTGCCCGCGCGCTGATGGTGGCGCCCAAGTTCCTGGTCTGCGACGAACCCGTGGCCGCGCTGGACGTGTCCATTCAGGCGCAGGTGATCAACCTGTTCATGGATCTGCGCGAACAGCACGGATTCACGTACCTGTTCATCAGCCATGACCTGGGCGTGGTCAAGCACATCTCGGATCGCGTTGCGATCATGTACCTGGGCAAGATCGTGGAGATTTCCACGTCGGCCGAGATTTTCGCGCGGGCCAATCACCCCTACACTCAAGCCTTGATGGCTGAAGTGCCGGACGTCGCGCGCCGTGGCCGCAAGTTCACGCCGATCAAGGGCGAGATCCCGTCGCCGCTGAATCCGCCCCCGGGCTGCACCTTCAATCCCCGTTGCCCCCACGCCATGCCGCGATGCCGCGAGCAGGCGCCGGCCCTGAAAGAAATCTCCGCAGGCCACTGGTCGGCCTGTCATCTGAATGAAGCGAGCGCCTGA
- a CDS encoding ABC transporter permease, with amino-acid sequence MALFILRRLIQSLFVLLAVSVVVFFAVYAVGDPIELLVSPEASQAAREAMIARLGLDLPVWQQYIGFLWRALHGDLGTSFVHGIPAIELIVQRIPATFELVLVAIMLTCVVGIPLGLVAGLYRDEYLGRGIMASSVLGFSLPNFWQGMMLILLFAVWLGWLPATGRGDTVTVLGVRLSILTADGWSHLIMPAINLALANIALVLRLTASGVVEARSQDYVKFARAKGVKPGRIVRRHILRNILIPVVTVIGMEFGSLIAYSTITETVFAWPGMGKLLIDSVYQLDRPVVVAYVMLVTLIFVVINLVVDILYAALDPRVQLVTPAQ; translated from the coding sequence GTGGCCTTGTTCATCCTACGCAGACTGATACAGAGTCTGTTCGTGCTGCTGGCCGTTTCGGTCGTGGTCTTCTTCGCGGTGTATGCCGTGGGGGACCCGATCGAACTGCTGGTCAGCCCTGAAGCCAGTCAGGCCGCTCGCGAGGCAATGATTGCCCGCCTGGGCCTGGATCTGCCCGTGTGGCAGCAATACATAGGTTTCCTGTGGCGCGCGCTGCATGGCGACCTGGGCACCTCTTTTGTCCACGGCATTCCCGCCATAGAACTGATCGTGCAGCGCATTCCGGCCACGTTCGAGCTGGTGCTGGTCGCCATCATGCTGACCTGTGTGGTCGGGATTCCGCTGGGTCTGGTGGCGGGCCTGTACCGCGACGAATACCTGGGCCGCGGCATCATGGCGTCGTCGGTACTGGGTTTTTCGCTGCCGAACTTCTGGCAGGGCATGATGCTGATCCTGCTGTTCGCGGTATGGCTGGGCTGGCTGCCCGCCACCGGACGCGGCGACACCGTCACCGTGCTGGGTGTGCGCCTGTCCATTCTGACGGCCGACGGCTGGTCACATCTGATCATGCCGGCCATCAACCTGGCGCTGGCCAACATCGCGCTGGTGCTACGCCTGACCGCCTCCGGCGTGGTTGAAGCGCGCAGCCAGGACTACGTGAAGTTCGCGCGGGCCAAGGGCGTCAAGCCCGGCCGCATCGTGCGCCGCCACATTCTGCGCAACATTCTGATCCCCGTCGTCACGGTGATCGGCATGGAATTCGGCAGCCTGATCGCCTACTCCACCATCACGGAAACCGTGTTTGCGTGGCCGGGCATGGGCAAGCTGCTGATCGATAGCGTCTACCAGCTGGACCGCCCTGTCGTCGTGGCCTACGTGATGCTGGTCACCCTGATCTTCGTGGTCATCAACCTGGTTGTGGACATTCTGTACGCCGCGCTTGACCCGCGCGTGCAGCTCGTGACCCCCGCACAATAA
- a CDS encoding ABC transporter permease — protein sequence MANSPNPGRTRTVQPLAETPKRASILKKLHARPTVRGSVIALAILVILVIFAPYFAPQNPYDLANLSLMDGRLAPRQALMDGSIAWLGTDDQGRDMLSAILYGLRISLMVGLSAVVLATAIGGAIGLVAAYVGGVVDTILMRIVDFILGFPTILVALVLLVVLGRGVDKVILALVLVQWGHYARIMRSRALQERRKEYVEAAANLGYPAWRIMLYHLLPNCLGPVMVFATIQIATAIALEATLSFLGVGVPITEPSLGLLISNGFQYLLSGDYWISLFPGIALLVLILSINIVGDRLRESLDPRRA from the coding sequence ATGGCTAACTCTCCGAATCCCGGCCGCACCCGCACCGTCCAGCCTCTGGCTGAGACGCCCAAGCGCGCCTCTATCCTGAAAAAACTGCATGCGCGCCCCACGGTGCGCGGCTCCGTGATCGCCCTGGCCATCCTGGTGATCCTGGTGATCTTCGCGCCCTACTTCGCGCCGCAGAACCCGTACGACCTGGCCAACCTGTCACTGATGGACGGCCGTCTGGCGCCGCGCCAAGCCTTGATGGACGGCAGCATCGCATGGCTGGGCACTGACGATCAGGGCCGTGACATGCTCAGCGCCATTCTGTATGGCCTGCGCATCAGCCTGATGGTGGGCCTGTCTGCCGTCGTGCTGGCAACAGCCATAGGCGGCGCAATTGGCCTCGTCGCTGCCTATGTCGGCGGCGTGGTCGACACCATCCTGATGCGCATCGTCGACTTCATCCTGGGTTTCCCGACCATTCTGGTGGCGCTGGTGCTGCTGGTGGTGCTGGGGCGCGGGGTCGACAAGGTGATCCTGGCGCTGGTGCTGGTGCAGTGGGGCCATTACGCCCGCATCATGCGCAGCCGCGCGCTGCAAGAGCGCCGCAAGGAATACGTCGAAGCTGCTGCCAATCTGGGTTATCCGGCCTGGCGCATCATGCTCTATCACCTGCTGCCCAACTGCCTGGGCCCGGTCATGGTGTTTGCCACCATTCAGATCGCCACCGCGATTGCGCTGGAAGCGACGCTGTCGTTCCTGGGCGTCGGCGTGCCGATCACCGAGCCGTCGCTGGGCCTGTTGATCTCCAACGGATTCCAATACCTGCTGTCGGGTGACTACTGGATCAGCCTGTTCCCGGGCATTGCACTGCTGGTGCTGATTCTTTCCATCAACATCGTGGGCGACCGCCTGCGTGAAAGCCTGGACCCGCGACGAGCATGA
- a CDS encoding alpha/beta hydrolase, which yields MKPSDMSNVDRIAIEMGHAGRNTIAYIDEDRNSDRPFKLQTYRPYGYTPDRPVVIVQHGVLRNGDEYRDFWVPAADKHKLLIVALTFSNEIWPGVESYNNGRVFSAGGNPRHIDGWTYALVGNVLQDMIDGEIIDGQNTYLFGHSAGGQFVHRLMSSQSHAPFKAVTAGNPGWYTLPTFDHPFPEGMDGVGMTEDHLVKLLAYPMTILAGDQDIATDDPNLPSEPAAMRQGPHRFARAQNYYEFGRKEAERRGVPFGWKLQVVPGIGHDGRAMSAVCASLWFDGQMPDDAELARLAGQQVA from the coding sequence ATGAAACCCTCTGATATGTCCAACGTGGACCGCATCGCCATTGAAATGGGCCATGCGGGACGCAACACCATTGCCTACATCGACGAAGATCGCAACTCCGATCGCCCGTTCAAGCTGCAGACCTACCGCCCTTACGGCTACACGCCGGACCGCCCGGTTGTCATCGTGCAGCACGGCGTGCTGCGCAACGGTGACGAATACCGCGATTTCTGGGTGCCGGCCGCCGACAAGCACAAGCTGCTGATCGTGGCGCTGACGTTCTCCAACGAGATCTGGCCCGGCGTCGAAAGCTACAACAACGGCCGGGTGTTCTCCGCTGGCGGCAATCCGCGCCATATCGACGGCTGGACCTACGCGCTGGTCGGCAACGTCCTTCAGGACATGATCGACGGGGAAATCATCGACGGCCAGAACACCTATCTGTTCGGCCACTCCGCAGGCGGGCAATTCGTGCACCGCTTGATGAGCAGCCAGTCGCACGCGCCGTTCAAGGCAGTCACCGCCGGCAACCCGGGCTGGTACACCTTGCCGACCTTCGACCACCCCTTCCCCGAAGGCATGGATGGCGTCGGCATGACCGAAGACCATCTGGTGAAGCTGCTGGCCTACCCGATGACCATCCTGGCCGGTGACCAGGACATCGCCACCGACGATCCCAACCTGCCGTCCGAGCCCGCCGCCATGCGCCAGGGCCCGCATCGCTTCGCGCGCGCTCAGAACTACTACGAGTTCGGCCGCAAAGAAGCCGAGCGCCGCGGCGTGCCGTTTGGCTGGAAGCTGCAAGTGGTGCCCGGCATCGGCCACGATGGCCGCGCCATGTCGGCCGTCTGCGCCAGCCTGTGGTTTGACGGCCAGATGCCTGACGACGCCGAACTGGCCCGCCTGGCTGGCCAGCAGGTCGCCTGA